The following DNA comes from Moritella sp. 24.
AATAATTACCCGCGACACTTGCGCCATGCATAGATAAATCATCAGAAAAAATAGCGCCTTTAAATCCGAGCTGCTGTCTTAATACCGTCTGTAACCAGTACTGAGAAAACCCAGCCGCTTTACTATCAACCTGCTGATAAATCACATGTGCAGGCATAATTGCATCTAATTGTGCATCAGCAATCAAGGCTTTAAATGGTAATAAATCTGTCGCCGTTATTTCTGCTAAGCTGCGCTCATCAATCGGTAATGCAATATGAGAATCCGCTAATACACTGCCATGACCAGGGAAATGTTTTCCTGTCGTTTTCATTCCCGCATTATGCATACCAATACAAAGCTGCGTTGAAAGGTCTGTAACCCAACTTGGGTCGGTATGAAATGAACGGTCGCCAATAACCTGACTGCCACGCTCTAAATCTAATACAGGTGCAAAGCTTAGATCAATATCAAATGCGAGTAATTCAGCAGCAAGTAACCAACCACATTGCTGTGTGAATTGTTTCGCCGTCTCACGATCATCAGCATACAACTCTGCTATTTTACCCATCGCAGGAATACGCGTAAATTGTTCACGAAAACGTTGAACTCGCCCACCTTCGTGATCAACCGAAATCACAATTGGTGAGTCCGCTGCTTTACGAATTGATTTAATTAATGCGTTTAGCTGAGCATGATCACCATAGTTACGGCTAAACAAAATCAATCCACCAGTGAGGGGATGCGCTAAGATTTCTTTGTCTTCTGCTGTTAGTTCATAACCGTTAACATCTACTACTATTGGTCCCACTTTGAATCCTTCCTCAATCGATTAATTTTGTCTTTAATGGCACAGTCAGATTGCTGCCACAACGTCAGATAGGTGCTGTCTCTATCTTGCTGGTACATAACAATACACCACAATAATGTCATCATCTCAACCACAACATCCATCACATCTAATTGTGATAAGGTGACTTTAGCGCCGGAATGATAATGATTGTAATATTTTAAAAACAATACCTTCTGTGGATGCTGCCAAGCGAACGTCTGAAATAGGGTCGTAATGTCAAAATCACAATGCCCTGCCGCTGCAAACTCCCAATCCAGCAAATATAATTTAGCTTGTTCATTGATAATAAAATTCAACGGGTTCATATCATGGTGGCAAAAGCCATGTCTATTACGCGCTAATTTATGCTCGATTAAATCGACAACAAGTTGCAGTTGTTGCTCAAGCGCCGTCGTTTTAAATTCTGGTAATAATTGCTGATAATAATGCTGCAACCGTACAGTCATATCAAGGTGATACTCAGGTACAGGTTGTTGATGAAGGTTTGCCACAAGTTGGGCGAGTTTCTCAATATTACAGCCTTCAGTTTGTTCTATTAGCTCCCAATGCTTACCCGCTATCCAATCGCAAATAATGCCTTGTTCATATTGCGCAATAATATTTGGTGCGATACCGACATTCGCCGCTTGTATTTGCGCTGCACATTCGTGCTTAACATCATTATCCATGTCATTGTAAGTCGCAGAAAACTGCCTAACAAAATAACGATGGTCTAATCCTTGTTTTTGGAAATCCAAACGATAATTATGATTACTCAATCCACCTGAAACAGGCTGTAAAGAAAATAACACAGGACTAAAATGTACAACAAAATCAGGGGGACTTATCATAAAGAAACGATACTATTCACGTGGGCTTCAACCGTTTTAAAACGATTATTTATCAATTCTATCGTTAACATATGTTTATTTAGCTCTCGGCTAACAGGATCTACATTAATCACCAGCGAATACCCATACATAATACGCTCTAGATGTGATTGGGACTCAATTTCTGTTAACGTTTGAATATCAAACCAACCTAAACGATCCAATGTTTCTGCGCTTGCTCGTTGTAACTCATTCGATGTCGTAGGCAGCACTGAGGCAGTATCAGGGTGAGTTATAAATAACGCTTCCCCATGTTCAAAACTACCTTGAACAAAATAGGGTTGTTGTAATAATTGCCAACTTAACTCTCTCACTTTAGTCGTGAGAGGATGCTCAATAATAGCCTCGAGAGGGGCTGATAATAACTGTCGCTCAGGTTTTGCTTGTGATGTACAACCCGTGACAAATAGCGCACTCGATATATAAATCAGTGTGAGTATCCATTTCATGTAATAGTCTCCTCAACGTGACTGAAAGTTAATGGGATGACCTATGCGGTGCATTGTGAGTTATTACTTACCACCAACGTAAACGATCATCTCCATACTGTGTATCAAATCGCTAGATAACTATAGCCACTAGTATGTTGTAACCATCACACCTAATTGCTCACCACCAACAAGATGCATATGTAAATGATATACTTCTTGTCCGCCATGTTTATTACAATTCACAATCAAGCGATAACCATTTTCAGCGATGCCCTCTTGTTCAGCAATTTTTCTTGCCACTGTGAACAAACGTCCAAGTGCAAGTTCATCTTCTTCCTGTACGTCATTCGTCGTTGGAATCAACTTATTCGGAATAATTAAAACATGCGTTGATGCTTTTGGACTAATATCACGAAATGCAGTCACTAATTCATCTTGATAAAGAATATCAGCAGGGATCTCTTTATCTATAATCTTACGAAAAATCGTTTCTT
Coding sequences within:
- a CDS encoding penicillin-binding protein activator LpoB produces the protein MKWILTLIYISSALFVTGCTSQAKPERQLLSAPLEAIIEHPLTTKVRELSWQLLQQPYFVQGSFEHGEALFITHPDTASVLPTTSNELQRASAETLDRLGWFDIQTLTEIESQSHLERIMYGYSLVINVDPVSRELNKHMLTIELINNRFKTVEAHVNSIVSL
- the hinT gene encoding purine nucleoside phosphoramidase, with translation MAEETIFRKIIDKEIPADILYQDELVTAFRDISPKASTHVLIIPNKLIPTTNDVQEEDELALGRLFTVARKIAEQEGIAENGYRLIVNCNKHGGQEVYHLHMHLVGGEQLGVMVTTY
- a CDS encoding phosphotransferase; protein product: MISPPDFVVHFSPVLFSLQPVSGGLSNHNYRLDFQKQGLDHRYFVRQFSATYNDMDNDVKHECAAQIQAANVGIAPNIIAQYEQGIICDWIAGKHWELIEQTEGCNIEKLAQLVANLHQQPVPEYHLDMTVRLQHYYQQLLPEFKTTALEQQLQLVVDLIEHKLARNRHGFCHHDMNPLNFIINEQAKLYLLDWEFAAAGHCDFDITTLFQTFAWQHPQKVLFLKYYNHYHSGAKVTLSQLDVMDVVVEMMTLLWCIVMYQQDRDSTYLTLWQQSDCAIKDKINRLRKDSKWDQ
- the nagZ gene encoding beta-N-acetylhexosaminidase, with the protein product MGPIVVDVNGYELTAEDKEILAHPLTGGLILFSRNYGDHAQLNALIKSIRKAADSPIVISVDHEGGRVQRFREQFTRIPAMGKIAELYADDRETAKQFTQQCGWLLAAELLAFDIDLSFAPVLDLERGSQVIGDRSFHTDPSWVTDLSTQLCIGMHNAGMKTTGKHFPGHGSVLADSHIALPIDERSLAEITATDLLPFKALIADAQLDAIMPAHVIYQQVDSKAAGFSQYWLQTVLRQQLGFKGAIFSDDLSMHGASVAGNYLERAEQAMWAGCNLLLACNDRTGVETLLDGLDNNLTTPDFNLKHRSDFSLDELKMSRLWQDTTESVIKFNQQFS